A genomic stretch from Thermonema lapsum includes:
- a CDS encoding helix-turn-helix transcriptional regulator — translation MNSDFQKVIEALEIKFLRARYVQIKKPFVIKNFCDVDNALFLLHKGNISLRIGEKLIHVQEGDMLFIPAGKQAHIAYGKGEGAEELTYEDYLARREEFFLSVNEGALYPRLEDSFSYVTFSARIFDAVSFFANLDIPPFVISREAGLQRQLQDIMWEEFEQNIGKERMLKNKTEELVIGILRYIVANNLFMEKLATNMNYFKDPRLIDILNYIKNYLSGDLSNKVLASVANISEDYVGQYFKAMMGINPQDYIEYQRMEKAVELLRTTKKSIREIGREVGYKDTAYFCRRFKMMFGISAGKMRKRTSLMNV, via the coding sequence ATGAACTCCGATTTTCAAAAGGTCATTGAAGCCTTGGAAATTAAATTTCTGCGGGCAAGGTATGTGCAGATAAAAAAACCCTTCGTTATTAAAAATTTTTGCGATGTTGACAATGCCCTTTTCTTGCTTCACAAAGGCAACATATCCTTGCGCATAGGTGAAAAACTGATTCATGTCCAAGAGGGGGATATGCTTTTTATTCCCGCTGGCAAGCAAGCGCATATTGCTTATGGCAAAGGAGAAGGTGCCGAAGAGTTGACTTATGAAGATTATTTGGCGCGTCGCGAGGAGTTCTTTTTGTCTGTCAATGAGGGGGCTTTATATCCCCGGCTCGAAGACAGTTTCAGTTATGTTACTTTCTCGGCACGCATATTTGATGCCGTCAGCTTTTTTGCCAATTTGGACATACCGCCGTTTGTCATCTCACGCGAAGCCGGCTTGCAACGACAGCTACAAGACATCATGTGGGAGGAGTTTGAGCAGAATATAGGCAAAGAGCGTATGCTGAAAAACAAAACCGAGGAGCTGGTAATTGGTATCCTGCGTTATATTGTTGCCAATAATTTGTTCATGGAAAAGTTAGCTACCAACATGAACTACTTCAAGGACCCCCGCCTGATTGATATTCTGAACTATATTAAAAATTACCTTTCGGGAGATTTGTCGAACAAAGTGCTGGCAAGCGTAGCCAATATATCAGAAGACTATGTGGGGCAGTACTTCAAAGCCATGATGGGCATCAACCCGCAAGACTATATTGAGTATCAGCGCATGGAAAAGGCTGTGGAGTTGCTGCGCACAACCAAAAAGAGTATCAGAGAAATAGGGCGTGAAGTAGGCTACAAAGATACCGCTTATTTTTGCCGTCGATTCAAAATGATGTTTGGTATCTCGGCAGGAAAGATGCGCAAGCGTACTTCCTTAATGAACGTATAG
- a CDS encoding SusC/RagA family TonB-linked outer membrane protein yields the protein MGGSTNVVIRGFKSITGDNQALFVIDGVPVDNSTPNTTAQRTGRGGYDYGNAAADINPDDIESITVLKGPAATALYGSRAANGVVMITTKKGKKGLGITVNTGVTFGSIINSTFPTYQKKYGQGYGPYYEDPSGFFLYRDVDGDGNLDLVAPTSEDASYGAPFDPNLLVYDWEAFDPTSPNFGKPKPWVAAKNGPSYFLQKPVQTNNNILISGGSDKGWYKLGYTRTDETGLLPNSELKKNYANFSAAYNITNRLTATASVNLTTVKGLGRYGTGYDEQNMMTNFRQWWAVNVDLKEQEDAFFRSGEKNITWNWADPSDLVPIYWDNPYFVRYRNYENDNRVRTLSYAQLDYKATDWLNLQGRVSLDAYDEQQEERKDVGTVGVSSYSRFNRRYRETNYDFLARANKAFGALSAKGLFGINIRRTTIESIYAATNNGLVIPGLFALSNSRNPLEAPSEGFSDIQVNGVYAGATLGYNNLLFLDLTARRDESSTLPKGKNVYYYPSASLSFVFSELLDFDWLTGAKLRANYAEVGNTAPFNSVGDYFLVNSPFGSAALATAPSVKNNPDLKPERTRSYEVGLEAIFADGRIGFDVTYYKQNTLDQIIPTQVSRTTGYSAVYINAGNVQNQGWEVQLFGEPVRTDNFTWKISANWTRNRNKVLELAPGIDNILLASMQGGVSINAALGQPYGTIRGTNFVYLNGQKVVDPATGYYRRTTTSNEIIGNLNPNWIAGVTNTFTYKNVSLSALIDMRQGGDVFSLDLYYGMATGLYPETAGLNDKGNPVRDPVSQGGGVLFPGVKPDGSPNDVYASAVTFGTFGYRRNPAAGFVYDASYIKLRELALSYRFPEKITSRLGIVKGASLSIVGRNLAILHKNLPYADPEDGMSAGNIQGYQVGSYPTVRNIGFNLKVQF from the coding sequence ATGGGCGGTTCTACCAATGTAGTGATTCGTGGCTTTAAGTCTATCACGGGCGATAACCAGGCACTGTTTGTGATTGACGGGGTGCCTGTGGACAACTCAACGCCTAATACTACTGCTCAACGCACCGGACGTGGTGGTTATGACTATGGTAATGCCGCTGCCGACATCAACCCCGACGACATCGAGTCGATTACTGTACTGAAAGGTCCTGCAGCTACTGCGCTTTATGGCTCTCGCGCAGCCAATGGTGTGGTAATGATTACTACCAAGAAAGGTAAAAAAGGGCTGGGTATTACTGTAAATACCGGCGTTACTTTCGGTAGTATCATCAACTCTACCTTCCCCACCTATCAAAAGAAATATGGTCAAGGCTATGGTCCTTATTATGAAGATCCCTCTGGATTTTTCCTTTATCGTGATGTAGATGGTGATGGAAATCTCGATTTGGTGGCTCCTACTTCTGAAGATGCCTCTTACGGTGCACCTTTCGATCCCAACTTGCTGGTATATGACTGGGAAGCTTTCGACCCTACTTCACCTAACTTTGGGAAGCCTAAACCTTGGGTAGCTGCCAAGAATGGACCTTCGTACTTCTTGCAAAAGCCTGTGCAGACCAACAACAACATATTGATTAGTGGTGGCTCTGACAAAGGCTGGTACAAACTGGGCTACACCCGCACCGATGAAACTGGTCTGCTGCCCAACAGCGAGTTGAAAAAGAACTATGCCAACTTTTCAGCTGCTTACAACATCACCAACCGTTTGACTGCTACCGCTTCGGTGAATTTGACTACCGTGAAAGGTTTAGGACGTTACGGAACCGGTTACGACGAACAAAACATGATGACCAACTTCCGCCAGTGGTGGGCAGTAAACGTGGACTTGAAAGAACAAGAGGATGCCTTCTTCCGCTCTGGCGAGAAGAATATTACATGGAACTGGGCTGACCCCAGCGACTTAGTGCCTATTTATTGGGACAACCCCTATTTCGTGCGCTATCGTAACTATGAAAATGATAATCGCGTACGTACTTTGAGCTATGCTCAGTTGGACTACAAAGCTACCGACTGGTTGAATCTGCAAGGGCGTGTGTCATTGGATGCCTACGATGAACAGCAAGAAGAGCGTAAAGATGTAGGTACTGTAGGTGTTTCTTCTTACTCTCGCTTCAACCGCCGCTACCGTGAAACCAACTACGACTTCTTGGCACGTGCCAATAAAGCGTTTGGAGCACTTAGCGCAAAAGGTTTGTTTGGTATCAACATTCGTCGTACTACAATAGAGTCCATTTATGCTGCTACCAATAACGGCTTGGTAATCCCTGGTTTGTTTGCTTTGTCAAACTCTCGCAACCCGCTGGAAGCTCCTTCCGAAGGTTTCTCGGACATCCAGGTGAATGGCGTGTATGCCGGCGCTACTTTGGGCTACAACAATTTGCTGTTCTTAGACCTGACTGCCCGTCGTGATGAATCTTCTACCTTGCCCAAAGGTAAGAACGTTTACTACTATCCTTCTGCTTCTTTGAGCTTTGTATTCTCTGAATTGTTGGATTTCGATTGGTTGACTGGAGCCAAGCTACGTGCCAACTACGCAGAAGTAGGTAACACAGCGCCTTTCAACTCCGTAGGCGACTACTTCTTGGTGAACTCTCCCTTTGGCAGTGCTGCTTTGGCTACTGCACCCAGTGTAAAAAACAATCCTGATCTGAAGCCTGAGCGTACGCGCAGCTATGAAGTAGGTTTGGAAGCCATCTTTGCCGACGGACGTATTGGCTTTGATGTAACCTACTACAAGCAAAATACCTTGGATCAAATTATCCCGACACAGGTATCTCGTACTACTGGTTATAGTGCTGTTTATATCAATGCCGGTAATGTGCAAAACCAAGGATGGGAAGTACAATTATTTGGTGAGCCCGTAAGAACTGACAACTTTACTTGGAAAATTTCGGCTAACTGGACCCGCAACCGCAACAAGGTGCTTGAATTGGCTCCCGGTATCGACAACATTCTCTTAGCCTCTATGCAAGGCGGTGTGAGCATCAATGCTGCTCTGGGACAACCCTACGGTACCATTCGTGGAACCAACTTTGTATATCTCAATGGGCAGAAAGTAGTAGATCCTGCTACGGGCTACTATCGGAGAACAACTACCTCTAACGAGATCATTGGCAACTTGAATCCTAACTGGATAGCCGGTGTAACGAATACTTTCACCTATAAGAACGTATCACTGAGCGCTTTGATTGACATGCGTCAGGGGGGCGATGTTTTCTCTTTGGACCTGTATTATGGTATGGCAACCGGTTTGTATCCAGAAACTGCCGGCTTGAACGACAAAGGCAATCCTGTGCGTGACCCTGTAAGTCAGGGTGGTGGGGTGCTCTTCCCTGGTGTGAAGCCCGATGGGTCGCCCAACGACGTATATGCTTCGGCTGTAACCTTTGGTACTTTTGGTTATCGTCGTAATCCTGCAGCCGGTTTTGTTTACGACGCCAGCTATATCAAATTGCGTGAACTAGCCCTCTCTTACCGATTCCCAGAGAAAATCACCTCTCGTCTGGGCATTGTAAAGGGAGCGTCTCTGTCGATAGTTGGACGTAACTTGGCTATCCTGCACAAAAATCTGCCTTATGCAGATCCTGAAGACGGCATGAGTGCTGGTAATATTCAAGGTTACCAAGTAGGTTCTTATCCTACGGTTCGTAATATCGGCTTCAACTTGAAAGTACAATTCTAA
- a CDS encoding acyl-CoA thioesterase gives MFQFDPSKHYPKLMDSPAIIRFQDCDPLKHLNNAKYFDYYFNAREDQIVHFYGMTSSDFYRRHHATWVIYNHNISYVRSAWVGEIVHIFSHIIYYDTDTIVTEFFMTDYEKKEIKNLLWTTSKYIDTQTGKRTPHHEEVLRFLEQVHDPVEGFPQITHRERIKQLKAWLLEQGASQASKQ, from the coding sequence ATGTTTCAATTCGACCCCAGTAAACACTATCCCAAGTTGATGGATTCACCGGCTATCATACGTTTTCAGGACTGCGACCCGCTCAAGCATCTCAACAACGCCAAATATTTTGATTATTACTTCAATGCACGAGAAGACCAAATCGTGCATTTCTACGGCATGACCTCATCGGATTTTTACAGGCGCCACCATGCCACCTGGGTCATTTACAACCACAACATATCTTATGTGCGCTCGGCGTGGGTGGGCGAAATCGTGCATATCTTTTCGCACATCATTTACTATGATACCGACACCATCGTGACGGAATTTTTCATGACCGACTACGAGAAGAAAGAAATTAAGAACCTGCTGTGGACTACTTCGAAATACATAGACACACAAACGGGCAAACGCACCCCTCACCACGAAGAGGTGCTTCGCTTCTTGGAACAAGTACATGACCCGGTCGAGGGTTTTCCGCAGATTACCCACCGTGAGCGCATCAAACAGCTCAAAGCGTGGCTTCTTGAACAAGGCGCATCACAAGCCAGCAAGCAATAG
- the tsaE gene encoding tRNA (adenosine(37)-N6)-threonylcarbamoyltransferase complex ATPase subunit type 1 TsaE, whose translation MAIQISCTSLKDLPHVVEQVFDISEGIVVWALDGDLGAGKTTFLQAAGKHLGIAEAIQSPTFSLVNEYRLPSGAPVYHFDFYRINTPEEALDIGVEEYFYSGARCWIEWASCIEPYLPVPRLSIHIRRRENEERIFEIERYE comes from the coding sequence ATGGCTATTCAAATAAGTTGTACATCTTTGAAAGACTTGCCGCACGTGGTAGAGCAGGTGTTCGATATATCGGAAGGGATAGTTGTGTGGGCATTGGATGGGGACTTAGGGGCAGGAAAAACCACCTTTTTGCAGGCAGCAGGTAAGCACTTAGGCATTGCAGAGGCTATTCAGAGTCCCACTTTCAGTTTGGTGAACGAGTACCGCTTGCCCAGCGGGGCACCTGTTTATCATTTCGATTTTTATCGCATCAATACACCGGAAGAAGCCCTCGATATAGGGGTAGAAGAATATTTTTATTCCGGCGCCCGGTGTTGGATAGAGTGGGCAAGCTGTATAGAACCCTATTTGCCTGTACCTCGTCTGTCTATTCACATTCGTCGCCGGGAGAACGAAGAACGTATCTTTGAAATAGAACGCTATGAGTAA
- a CDS encoding pyruvate dehydrogenase complex dihydrolipoamide acetyltransferase, giving the protein MAEVIRMPKMSDTMTEGVIVAWHKKVGDTIQPGDILAEVETDKAVMELEAYESGTILYIGAKEGDTVSVGAVLYIVGEPGESYEHLLKESKVEALAIEQANSKEAVSSAPANPSAGSHIDIHHLPVKVERMPKMSDTMTEGVIVAWHKKVGDTIQPGDILAEVETDKAVMELEAYEGGKLIYIGAKEGEAVRVNDILYILAEDNLPMSVEEILDILNNKQGLAPTTKESKDKKTAPTKQAVPTSEEEAVFTAENGRIKASPLARRMAEELGIDLSKVKGTGEGGRIVKRDIEAYQTQAPAQEPTQKPESLATAPAVSMSESEYEEVLVSQMRKTIARRLSESKFTAPHFYLTVSINMDKAMAARKQMNEMSPVKISFNDLVVKATAMALLKHPEVNAAWLGDKIRYYKHAHIGVAVAVPEGLVVPVIRYANQKSLSQIAQETKELAEKAKNRKLQPADWEGSTFSVSNLGMFGIEEFTAIINPPNACILAVGSIQQQPVVVDGEIKVANIMKVTLSCDHRVVDGAVGAAFLQTLKANLEEPLRMLV; this is encoded by the coding sequence ATGGCGGAAGTAATACGCATGCCCAAGATGAGCGACACCATGACCGAAGGTGTTATTGTGGCTTGGCATAAAAAAGTAGGTGATACCATTCAACCCGGTGATATTTTGGCAGAGGTAGAAACAGACAAAGCCGTCATGGAGTTGGAAGCCTATGAATCGGGTACCATTTTATATATAGGCGCCAAAGAAGGTGATACTGTTTCGGTAGGTGCTGTTCTTTATATAGTGGGCGAGCCCGGTGAATCTTATGAGCACCTGTTGAAGGAAAGCAAGGTGGAAGCCCTTGCTATTGAGCAGGCAAATTCAAAGGAGGCAGTAAGCAGCGCTCCAGCCAACCCCTCTGCTGGTAGCCATATAGACATCCACCACCTACCTGTGAAAGTAGAGCGCATGCCCAAGATGAGCGACACCATGACCGAAGGTGTTATTGTGGCTTGGCATAAAAAAGTAGGTGATACCATTCAGCCCGGTGATATTTTGGCAGAGGTAGAAACAGACAAAGCTGTCATGGAGTTGGAAGCCTACGAGGGCGGAAAACTTATTTACATAGGGGCAAAAGAAGGGGAGGCTGTCCGCGTGAACGATATTCTCTACATCCTGGCAGAAGACAACTTGCCTATGAGTGTGGAGGAAATATTGGATATCTTGAACAACAAACAAGGTCTTGCGCCTACTACAAAAGAAAGCAAAGACAAAAAAACGGCACCTACAAAACAGGCGGTTCCCACGTCTGAAGAAGAAGCTGTTTTTACCGCTGAAAATGGACGTATCAAGGCATCGCCCTTGGCACGCCGCATGGCAGAAGAGCTGGGCATTGACCTTAGCAAGGTGAAGGGCACCGGTGAAGGAGGGCGCATAGTAAAGCGCGATATTGAAGCTTATCAAACGCAAGCACCCGCACAAGAGCCCACACAAAAGCCGGAAAGTTTGGCGACGGCACCAGCCGTTTCTATGTCCGAAAGCGAATACGAAGAGGTGCTTGTAAGCCAGATGCGCAAGACCATCGCCCGCCGTCTGTCGGAAAGCAAGTTCACGGCGCCTCACTTTTATCTTACCGTGTCCATCAATATGGATAAAGCCATGGCAGCGCGTAAGCAGATGAACGAGATGTCGCCTGTAAAAATATCTTTCAACGACTTGGTAGTAAAAGCAACGGCAATGGCGCTGCTCAAACATCCAGAAGTCAATGCCGCTTGGCTGGGCGACAAAATCCGCTATTACAAGCATGCACACATAGGCGTGGCAGTGGCAGTGCCCGAAGGGCTGGTGGTGCCTGTGATTCGTTATGCCAACCAAAAATCCTTGTCGCAAATAGCGCAAGAAACCAAAGAACTGGCAGAAAAAGCTAAAAATCGCAAGCTTCAACCTGCCGACTGGGAAGGTTCTACTTTCAGTGTGTCTAACTTAGGTATGTTTGGTATCGAAGAGTTTACTGCCATCATCAATCCGCCCAATGCCTGCATCTTGGCAGTGGGCAGCATTCAGCAGCAGCCTGTAGTTGTTGATGGCGAAATAAAAGTAGCCAACATCATGAAAGTAACTCTTTCTTGCGACCATCGCGTGGTAGATGGAGCGGTAGGAGCCGCTTTCTTGCAAACCCTGAAAGCCAATCTGGAAGAGCCTTTACGTATGTTGGTATAA
- a CDS encoding type I restriction enzyme HsdR N-terminal domain-containing protein: MKTTFLVASMNEHELRAKGQRRRLFYRHKQYIEYPLVGQSFPATPEEEVRLNAYLYLVVQRQYPPTCITFEHPVKMGSSYKRIDIAVFEDEQKQKPFLWVECKRPDASEAVMQEAIKQVFSYDNQLPAPYLWVTNGKKNYVYHCEWNGKGRQRYGIPEVPPFGGARRRVLYFQRFKHTLRQFWQTYLAPQLQKEWVSKWLLISLLLIVLGLMFSWLNARTLTPLVVRKTQWLRYITFQHLYWLTAISSSFAALAILFHFIIPRKLSSGIRKKPILALFALAIITVPAVFVPHLFFGENIECFRCANCAHHWDCWWTYAHFKLYKPSEWFWEYFTPYLVSTPAQAFVILLTSWAFKAFEKLT; the protein is encoded by the coding sequence TTGAAAACTACATTTCTTGTTGCTTCGATGAACGAACACGAACTAAGAGCAAAGGGGCAGCGCCGCCGCTTGTTTTATCGCCACAAGCAATACATAGAATATCCTCTTGTAGGGCAAAGTTTTCCTGCCACTCCCGAAGAAGAGGTACGCCTGAATGCCTACCTTTATTTGGTGGTTCAACGACAATACCCCCCTACATGCATCACTTTTGAGCACCCGGTCAAGATGGGCTCTTCCTACAAACGCATAGACATTGCCGTATTTGAAGACGAGCAAAAACAGAAGCCTTTTTTGTGGGTGGAATGCAAACGCCCCGATGCCAGCGAAGCGGTCATGCAGGAGGCAATCAAGCAAGTGTTCTCGTATGACAACCAATTGCCGGCGCCTTATTTATGGGTTACCAATGGAAAAAAGAACTACGTATATCACTGCGAGTGGAACGGCAAAGGACGGCAACGCTATGGCATTCCCGAAGTACCTCCTTTTGGTGGTGCCCGTCGCCGGGTTTTGTACTTTCAGCGCTTCAAGCATACGCTCCGGCAGTTTTGGCAAACCTATTTAGCCCCACAACTCCAAAAAGAGTGGGTGAGTAAGTGGTTGCTCATTAGCTTGCTACTCATCGTTTTAGGGCTGATGTTCAGCTGGTTGAATGCGCGCACGCTCACGCCTTTAGTGGTGCGCAAAACGCAATGGCTGCGCTACATCACGTTTCAGCACTTGTATTGGCTCACGGCAATAAGTAGCTCTTTCGCAGCACTGGCTATTTTGTTTCATTTCATCATTCCCAGAAAACTATCTTCCGGCATTCGGAAAAAACCGATACTGGCACTTTTTGCTTTGGCTATCATCACTGTACCGGCGGTGTTTGTTCCCCACTTGTTTTTCGGGGAAAACATAGAATGTTTTCGCTGCGCCAATTGTGCCCACCATTGGGACTGCTGGTGGACGTACGCACACTTTAAACTATACAAGCCGTCTGAATGGTTCTGGGAATACTTCACGCCTTACTTGGTGAGCACACCTGCCCAAGCTTTTGTCATACTGCTTACTTCGTGGGCATTCAAAGCCTTCGAAAAATTAACCTGA
- a CDS encoding acyl-CoA dehydrogenase: MRQVIADGLSFRLSEEHLEVQRAAREFAQRELLPGVIERDTHQIFPAEQIKKMGELGFMGMMVDPKYGGGGMDTISYVLAMEEISKIDASASVCMSVNNSLVCWGLEKYGTEEQKQKYLVPLAKGEKIGAFCLSEPEAGSDATSQRTTAEDKGDYYLLNGTKNWITNGSSASTYIVIAQTHPEKGHRGINALIVEKGMEGFTIGKKEDKMGIRGSDTHSLMFTDVKVPKENRIGEDGFGFKFAMETLNGGRIGIAAQALGIAAGAYELALQYSKERKAFGRPICELQAIQFKLAEMYAKIEAARLLVYKAAYLKDIGEDYALAAATAKLYASEVAMWVTTEAVQIHGGYGYVKEYHVERLMRDAKITQIYEGTSEIQKIVIARNILK; encoded by the coding sequence ATGAGACAGGTAATAGCCGATGGATTGAGTTTTCGCTTGTCGGAAGAGCATTTGGAAGTACAGCGCGCAGCGCGCGAATTTGCTCAGCGCGAATTGTTGCCCGGTGTTATCGAACGTGATACCCACCAAATCTTCCCTGCCGAGCAAATTAAAAAAATGGGCGAGCTGGGTTTTATGGGTATGATGGTGGACCCCAAGTATGGGGGAGGAGGCATGGATACCATCTCCTATGTGCTGGCTATGGAGGAAATCTCCAAAATCGACGCTTCTGCCTCGGTGTGTATGTCGGTAAATAACTCACTTGTATGCTGGGGATTGGAGAAATATGGCACCGAAGAGCAAAAGCAGAAGTACTTGGTGCCGCTGGCAAAGGGTGAAAAAATAGGGGCATTCTGTCTTTCGGAACCCGAAGCTGGCTCGGATGCCACCTCGCAGCGCACCACTGCCGAAGATAAAGGGGATTACTACCTGTTGAATGGTACCAAAAACTGGATTACCAACGGGTCGTCTGCTTCTACCTATATCGTTATAGCGCAAACACATCCGGAGAAGGGGCACCGTGGCATCAATGCGCTCATTGTAGAGAAGGGCATGGAAGGTTTCACCATCGGTAAAAAAGAGGACAAGATGGGGATTCGTGGCTCAGACACCCACTCTTTGATGTTTACCGATGTGAAGGTGCCCAAAGAAAATCGTATCGGCGAAGACGGCTTCGGTTTCAAGTTTGCCATGGAAACCTTAAATGGTGGACGCATAGGCATTGCTGCCCAAGCACTGGGCATTGCAGCTGGCGCCTATGAGCTGGCGCTGCAGTACAGCAAAGAACGGAAGGCTTTTGGGCGTCCTATTTGTGAGCTGCAGGCGATTCAGTTCAAGCTGGCAGAAATGTATGCTAAGATAGAAGCTGCTCGCCTGTTGGTGTACAAAGCCGCTTACTTGAAAGATATTGGGGAAGATTATGCTTTAGCAGCTGCTACTGCCAAGCTATACGCCTCGGAAGTAGCCATGTGGGTAACCACCGAAGCCGTGCAAATACATGGTGGCTATGGCTATGTGAAAGAATATCACGTAGAGCGCCTGATGCGTGATGCTAAAATTACACAAATTTACGAAGGTACTTCTGAGATACAAAAAATAGTCATTGCCCGCAATATCTTGAAATAG
- a CDS encoding alanine dehydrogenase: protein MSKQSGASGFEELAKESLLYPQEQPALLKNKENHLVIGIPKELATFENRVPITPDAVAVLVANGHEVIVEAGAGDAAHFSDREYSEAGAQIEYSREKVFEANFVLKVEPPTFEELELMKPHHTLVSALPMAKLTAEYIQAVNQKRLTCFAFEFIEDKTGNMPVVRAMSEIAGSTVLLIASEYLNTMNEGRGIILGGITGVPPTKVVIIGAGTVAEYAARAALGLGAEVKIFDNNIYKLRRLKYALGQHVYTSTLNTLLLREALSEADVAIGAVRAQEGRPPCIVTEDMVRAMKPNSVIIDVSIDQGGVFETSELRTHRKPVFKKYDVIHYCVPNIASRVAHTSSIALSNIFTPWILEIGESGGVEKMMQRNPWFMKGAYAFRGKLTNAGVAKKLGMQYSDISLLLAGL from the coding sequence ATGAGTAAGCAATCGGGAGCCAGCGGTTTTGAAGAATTGGCAAAAGAGTCTTTGTTGTACCCCCAAGAGCAGCCGGCTCTTCTGAAAAACAAAGAGAACCATTTGGTGATAGGCATTCCCAAAGAGTTGGCTACTTTCGAAAACAGGGTGCCTATTACTCCAGATGCCGTAGCCGTGCTCGTTGCCAACGGGCATGAAGTGATAGTGGAGGCTGGTGCCGGCGATGCAGCGCACTTCTCTGACCGTGAATATTCCGAAGCTGGAGCACAAATTGAATATAGCCGCGAAAAGGTATTTGAAGCCAATTTTGTTTTGAAAGTAGAGCCACCTACCTTCGAGGAGTTGGAGCTTATGAAGCCGCATCATACTTTGGTGTCGGCGCTGCCCATGGCTAAGCTCACTGCCGAATACATACAGGCGGTGAATCAAAAGCGCCTTACCTGCTTTGCTTTTGAGTTTATAGAAGACAAAACTGGCAATATGCCAGTAGTGCGCGCCATGAGTGAAATTGCCGGCAGTACCGTGCTGTTGATTGCTTCCGAATACCTCAATACCATGAACGAAGGGCGGGGTATCATTTTGGGAGGCATCACAGGCGTGCCGCCTACCAAAGTAGTCATCATTGGAGCGGGCACCGTAGCCGAATATGCCGCTCGCGCGGCTTTAGGCTTGGGGGCAGAAGTGAAAATCTTCGATAACAATATTTACAAGCTGCGCCGCCTCAAATACGCTCTGGGGCAACATGTATATACCTCTACCCTGAATACCCTGCTGCTGCGCGAAGCCCTGAGCGAAGCCGATGTAGCCATTGGTGCGGTACGTGCCCAAGAAGGGCGTCCCCCCTGCATCGTAACCGAAGACATGGTGCGTGCTATGAAACCCAATTCCGTGATTATAGATGTAAGCATAGACCAAGGGGGCGTTTTCGAGACTTCGGAACTGCGTACTCACCGCAAGCCCGTCTTTAAAAAATACGATGTGATTCATTATTGCGTGCCCAACATCGCGTCGCGTGTAGCCCACACCTCCAGCATTGCTCTAAGCAACATTTTTACGCCTTGGATTTTGGAAATAGGCGAAAGTGGAGGGGTAGAAAAGATGATGCAGCGCAACCCTTGGTTCATGAAAGGAGCCTATGCTTTCCGAGGCAAGCTTACCAATGCTGGCGTAGCCAAAAAATTAGGCATGCAATATAGCGACATCAGCCTATTGCTTGCTGGCTTGTGA